Within Actinobaculum sp. 313, the genomic segment CATCATGACTAACCCGCCGTTCGGTCAGAAACTCAAGGTTACCGAACGCACGACCCTGGCCCAGTACGACCTCGGCTCCAAGTGGCGCAAGGCCAAGGGCGGTGTCGGCTACGAGAAGACGGATAAGGTCGCGGACTCGCAGACCCCGCAGATCCTCTTCATTGAGCGCTGTCTCGACCTGCTCAAGGATGGCGGCCGCATGGGCATCGTCCTGCCGGAGTCGATGCTGTGCAATCCGTCGCACCGCTACATCATGCAGTACGTACTGAGCCGGGCGACGATCCACGCGGTCATTTCCGTGCACGAGAACCTCTTCCAGCCGCACACCCACGCCAAGACCGCCGTCGTGCTCTTGGAGAAGGGTGCTGAGCCCGCTGGCGAGTCGCACGACGTGTTCATGGCCGTCGCCCGCTGGTGCGGGCACGATTCACGAGGCCACTCAATCCCGTTCGACGACCTGCCCAAGATCGTCGAACGCTGGGAGAAGTATGCGGACGGTGAGGCGCTGGACTTCGACCACCTCGGCTTCGTCGTTGACTCCGCGCAGATCACGGACATGATCTACCTCCCCAAGTACTACAACCCCGAGGTCCGCGAGTCGGTTGAGCGCCTATCGAAGACCCATGACCTCGTGCGCCTGGGTGATCTGGTCACCCAAGGCGTGCTGTCAGTCTCGACCGGCGACGAGGTGGGCAAGCTGGCCTACGGCACGGGCTCGATCCCGTTCATCCGCACCAGCGACATTGCAAACTGGCAAATCAAGGGCGACCCCAAGCACGGCCTCAGTGAAGCTCTATACGAGTCGCTGGCGGATAAGCAAAATGTCGCCCCTGGCGACATCCTCATGGTCCGGGACGGCACCTACCTCGTCGGCACCTGTGCCATCGTGACTGACCTGGACTGGAAGATCGTCTACCAGAGCCACATCCTCAAGTTCAAGGTCCTCGACGAGAGCAGGATGGACCCCCATATGCTGCTCGCTCTGCTGTCGTCACCTGTGGTCAAGTCTCAGATCTTCGCCAAGCGCTTCACGCAGGACATCATCGACACCCTGGGTGGTCGCTGGGCTGAGCTGGTCCTGCCGGTGCCTAAGGACTCCAAGCGGTGCAAGGAGATCACCGACTCAGTGAAGAAGGCGATTCTGTTGCGGCGCGAGGCCTCCGAGCTTTCGTGGCAGGCCGTCCAGAAGGTCGCGCCGAAGGTGGAAGGGGACCTCGAGCTGCTCGACGACGAGGCGGGGTACGGCTTCGGTATCCTGAACCAGTAGTTCAGATATCGCCTGAACTCGGGGTGGAGTTCCGGTTTAACGTGTAGGGGTAGGAGGTAACCGCCTGACCGGTCAGGACATGGGTAGGCTTTTGTTTTCGGGATATGGGCGAGCTGTTGTTTGGGGGTTGGGTTAGTTGGCTACCTCCTGCATTGGCTCGTGGGAGCCGTTTTGCCCTGGCATGCCGGGTTGGGTCCTGTCGGGCACGATCTCCGGTCGACTCCACCACCCTGTGAAGTCGACGGTCCACACGTCGTTGGGGTCTTTCGCCGAGATCAATTGCCTCATAGAATCGGCGTCTGTGCATTCAGCCTTGAGTACCGGTCTTTTCTGCCGTGAGTCCGTCCTTGCCGAGTATGCGGTAGATGCTGCTGTGTGATGGGGCCGGATCGTGTGGGTAGGCCCGCTCGTAGAGCGCTTTTGCCTTCTTCTATCCTCAGGTCGGATGGGCATGCCTGAGCGTGATGATACGGACGACGGCGTCCTCGTTGAGTTGGTTGACACTGGCGTGAGGGGCGCGGCTCTTGTCATGAAGGCCCGCACCTCCGTTTTCCATGAACCTTCCACTTATGCACCGTCTTCTCCGAGATGCCATACTTCGCGTACAGTTCCCTGATGGAGCTCGCTGCGCGTATCACGTCTTCGATCAATTTTCTTCTCTGGTGAGTCACACGGGTGTCCTTCCACACCATGCAGAAACCCTCTGTCTAGTGTCTTCTACATAGCCTATGGCTCTGGCGTACCCATGTCCTGAAACCGGACAGACCTCGCCCCACGGGAGACCGTGGTGTATCAAACGCCCGTTGTGAGGTGCGTATTCTTTACTTGTTGATAGTCCTCTGCTGGTGTATCGGCTCATACGTTGTCCGCAGATGCGCTGCCGATTCACGGCGAGCATGGATGAACCTTGGTATGGTGAGGGTAGTAGCAAGTTCAGCTCTTGGCGGAACGGCGCCGCCGGGGTGGACTTGAGCGCGGGTTGTTGAGATCGCATAAGTCCGGGGTGTAGGGCTTCAGTCGTGGGTGTGAAGCGTGATCGCTCACCTCCGTCGGTGGAAGATGGGTGACGTCGCAACTTGAGATTATTTGGTAAGTCTGGAATGCTTCATTATTGCCTCGTTTGAGACCTGCGCGTTTCCAGCGCCTATACGGTGAGTCACT encodes:
- a CDS encoding N-6 DNA methylase, which encodes MTNPPFGQKLKVTERTTLAQYDLGSKWRKAKGGVGYEKTDKVADSQTPQILFIERCLDLLKDGGRMGIVLPESMLCNPSHRYIMQYVLSRATIHAVISVHENLFQPHTHAKTAVVLLEKGAEPAGESHDVFMAVARWCGHDSRGHSIPFDDLPKIVERWEKYADGEALDFDHLGFVVDSAQITDMIYLPKYYNPEVRESVERLSKTHDLVRLGDLVTQGVLSVSTGDEVGKLAYGTGSIPFIRTSDIANWQIKGDPKHGLSEALYESLADKQNVAPGDILMVRDGTYLVGTCAIVTDLDWKIVYQSHILKFKVLDESRMDPHMLLALLSSPVVKSQIFAKRFTQDIIDTLGGRWAELVLPVPKDSKRCKEITDSVKKAILLRREASELSWQAVQKVAPKVEGDLELLDDEAGYGFGILNQ